A window of Selenomonas ruminantium subsp. lactilytica TAM6421 contains these coding sequences:
- a CDS encoding restriction endonuclease subunit S — MKWPIKRFKDICTVGSSKRVYQSEQTSAGVPFLRVSDLISKIVFNTETCDLYISEQQFNEFEQQGLVPHAGDILVTARGTLGQCYIIKPKDKFYFQDGMISWVHTSEAEINPVYVSYLFDSQGIRQQIDKVVSGTTVAYLSIAQLSNFDILLPAIELQNQFADFVAFTDKSKLVTEISIAVLKASKILFSHQILDKRR; from the coding sequence ATGAAGTGGCCAATAAAGCGATTCAAAGATATATGCACTGTAGGTTCTAGCAAACGTGTATATCAGAGTGAACAAACATCAGCAGGTGTACCATTCCTGCGTGTTTCTGACCTAATCTCAAAGATAGTTTTTAATACGGAAACTTGCGATTTATACATATCTGAACAACAGTTCAATGAATTTGAGCAGCAGGGTTTAGTCCCCCATGCCGGTGATATACTTGTTACAGCACGAGGAACCTTGGGACAATGCTATATCATAAAGCCGAAAGATAAATTCTATTTTCAAGATGGCATGATTAGCTGGGTTCACACAAGCGAAGCAGAAATCAATCCTGTCTATGTCTCATACCTATTTGATTCGCAGGGTATAAGGCAACAGATAGACAAAGTTGTGTCTGGTACAACAGTTGCTTATCTTTCAATAGCACAACTTAGCAATTTTGACATTCTGTTGCCTGCTATTGAACTCCAAAACCAATTCGCCGATTTTGTAGCCTTCACAGACAAATCGAAATTGGTAACAGAGATAAGTATTGCAGTATTAAAAGCCAGTAAAATATTATTTTCACATCAAATTTTAGATAAAAGGAGATAG
- a CDS encoding restriction endonuclease subunit S, producing the protein MNKTETKTLYEVTEIIMGQSPDSESYNDKGEGIPFYQGKSDFGEVYPTVRMYCTSPKKIAMADDILMSVRAPIGDVNIAQEECCIGRGLAAIRPKENINLKYLFYLLDYYKERLAEQGTGSTFKAIGKDVLKDFNVPIWPFEKQQWIADIIDEIQELIFNRKEAITVLDNLVKSRFIEMFGDPVTNPMGWERIRLADKCEIVTGNTPSRKVKEYYGNDIEWIKSDNITEATNLTTATEYLSDEGAKVGRIVEAGSILMTCIAGSLRSIGNVAIVDRAVAFNQQINAILPNEQSTYFMYEQFRLSKEYICSGVNMALKGILSKGQLSEIEFIFPPVELQKQFADFVSITDKSKLAIQQSIETLQTLKAKLMQDYFG; encoded by the coding sequence ATGAATAAGACAGAGACTAAAACACTATATGAAGTTACAGAAATAATAATGGGACAATCACCTGATTCGGAATCGTATAATGATAAGGGAGAGGGAATCCCTTTTTATCAAGGAAAATCAGATTTTGGTGAAGTTTATCCTACTGTCAGAATGTATTGTACATCGCCCAAAAAGATTGCAATGGCGGATGATATTCTTATGTCTGTGAGAGCACCTATTGGCGATGTCAATATTGCACAGGAAGAATGTTGTATCGGACGTGGCTTGGCTGCTATCCGTCCAAAAGAAAATATTAACTTAAAGTATTTGTTTTATTTACTAGATTACTATAAGGAACGCTTGGCAGAACAAGGGACAGGAAGTACCTTTAAGGCTATTGGTAAAGATGTTCTAAAGGATTTCAATGTTCCGATATGGCCTTTTGAAAAACAACAATGGATTGCGGATATCATTGATGAGATTCAGGAACTTATCTTTAACCGTAAAGAAGCTATCACTGTATTAGATAACCTTGTCAAATCACGGTTTATCGAGATGTTTGGTGACCCAGTGACGAATCCAATGGGTTGGGAGCGTATTCGCCTAGCGGATAAATGTGAAATCGTGACAGGTAACACGCCTTCACGCAAAGTAAAAGAATACTACGGCAACGATATTGAATGGATAAAATCTGACAATATCACTGAAGCAACAAATCTTACAACAGCAACTGAGTACCTTTCCGACGAAGGAGCAAAAGTCGGACGTATAGTTGAGGCAGGAAGTATTTTAATGACATGTATTGCAGGAAGTTTACGCTCCATTGGTAATGTGGCTATCGTTGACCGTGCAGTAGCGTTTAACCAACAGATAAATGCAATTCTTCCTAATGAACAGAGTACATACTTCATGTATGAGCAGTTTCGATTGTCTAAAGAATACATCTGTAGTGGTGTTAATATGGCATTGAAGGGAATTTTGAGTAAAGGACAACTTTCAGAGATAGAGTTTATTTTTCCACCAGTTGAACTACAAAAACAATTCGCTGACTTCGTATCCATCACCGACAAATCGAAACTTGCTATTCAGCAGAGTATTGAAACGTTACAGACGCTAAAGGCAAAACTTATGCAAGATTATTTTGGCTAA
- a CDS encoding PBECR4 domain-containing protein: MGIKRYTAQQAIDILVAAAQGYKEKLAGRIFVIIYKDLASGTIEHKKIKFTQNNFQHLTGIKYADYVSPRDFYKMCLNKMLSPHKIRFNPNGFTNMKLSVLNYLPELLYNKFWIGESINNDIHINADYFAGDTRCVVSLGFRRAKEDYPVTLKRQSIREVVKKENPVCLVLVREIADKDNWEFGYIDHKLAGKNFTSIKDVAQLYLGNNIEIVQELMNRYTREE, from the coding sequence TTGGGAATAAAGAGATATACTGCACAACAGGCTATCGATATTCTGGTTGCAGCTGCGCAAGGATATAAGGAAAAATTAGCAGGACGGATTTTCGTTATAATATATAAAGACTTAGCTTCGGGGACTATAGAACATAAAAAGATAAAGTTTACCCAGAATAATTTTCAGCATTTGACTGGGATAAAATATGCAGATTATGTAAGCCCCAGAGACTTTTACAAAATGTGTCTGAACAAGATGCTTTCACCCCATAAAATCCGCTTTAATCCCAATGGATTTACGAATATGAAGCTGTCAGTTCTGAACTATCTTCCTGAGCTGCTGTATAATAAATTTTGGATTGGTGAATCCATAAACAACGATATTCATATCAATGCGGATTATTTTGCAGGTGACACACGTTGTGTTGTTTCTTTGGGATTTCGCAGAGCAAAAGAAGATTACCCTGTGACATTGAAAAGGCAGTCTATTCGTGAAGTGGTGAAAAAAGAAAATCCAGTATGCTTGGTGCTGGTAAGAGAAATTGCTGATAAAGATAATTGGGAGTTTGGTTATATTGACCATAAATTAGCTGGGAAAAATTTCACATCAATAAAGGATGTTGCCCAATTATACTTGGGCAACAATATAGAAATAGTTCAGGAGCTAATGAACAGATATACTCGTGAGGAATAG
- a CDS encoding DEAD/DEAH box helicase family protein produces MASNFDFVDQEPQWVNIAERARKAEQGMAIAPEVAAIFGRSAMELGIKWVYRAEGMDTSDPYKYGKDRELFALLKDRGFCEVVGDNKLLHMLDQLRLFGNRAAHGGRPLTYGDGVLALRILFEFLSWMAYCYTSIQGEMVFDESILPSPDDKAAVSQQEIQKQAEDIAKKDAILAQKQHELEEKNQELDDVRAKNEQLQQEVIRLRKERQAQGEFHVNPITEAETRKRYIDYDLEAAGWIIGDNCRIEEEVSGMPNASNTGFSDYVLYGRDQKPLAIVEAKRTSYDPEKGAKQAELYANTYEAKYGCRPFIFMTNGLRTVFLDEQGGYPRRDVSGFFTQDDLQMRMDRHGMQKTLAEVEPNHDIAGRPYQIEAVKAVEEAFDHKRRKALIVQATGTGKTRVAISLSDVLFRGGWVKRILFLADRTALVRQAKRSFMDFFSNEIPMASLMDSRDDAATARIIFSTYPTMMNAIDTAKNPEGRRVFSPAAFDLIIIDESHRSIYQRYQAIFQYFDAMLLGLTATPKNEVDKNTYRQFELEAGNPTFAYQYDEAVAQGYLVPYEQFERTTKLMKNGLHYKDLSEEDKEHYEEVFGLAGDNAPDIQSSAFNKYVFNRQTVQMVIQDLMAMGQYIDGGDKLGKTIIFAKNRKHAKFIVDIFHEMYPEYGDAFMQQVDGSIDYHEQIIDDFRTPDKMPQIAVSVDMLDTGIDVPEVLNLVFFKMVRSYSKFWQMIGRGTRLCPDLFGPGLDKKNFYIFDYGGNFEYFSLQGNKLKETKNQPSLVERIYNLQANLYLLLHKDKDTERQEFAQKLFAELHGAVMALDNGSFRVIQNRQQVEKYRDRCSWANLTADDVAEIAKHIAPIIPAQDDDVMARFFDQKMYSMMYDYLMTKDITAKAQQVEETADKLSSTTLQTIPQIKTKQAFIQQVRYPEYWDDVTLDKIEKVRTELRDLLKFLEPESTKIYYTDFTDNRLEVKETHVVTPEQTSESYKKKVERYLKEHQDNIAVHKLRTNKRLTATDLQELERILWEELGTHEDYRHLYGECPVGLMVRKTVGMDRAALEEAFAEFLQENRLNLRQIDFVKRIIDYLAKNGEMIPQDVKKPAFSGLSNVAQLFKENVGEVGNIFAKVKEITNNGSEIA; encoded by the coding sequence ATGGCATCCAATTTTGACTTTGTTGATCAGGAACCCCAATGGGTTAATATAGCTGAGAGAGCCAGGAAAGCAGAACAGGGAATGGCGATTGCGCCGGAAGTGGCGGCTATCTTTGGGCGTTCGGCTATGGAGCTGGGCATTAAATGGGTTTATCGTGCAGAGGGAATGGATACGAGTGACCCGTATAAATACGGCAAGGATAGAGAACTTTTTGCCTTGCTGAAGGATAGGGGTTTTTGTGAAGTGGTGGGGGATAATAAGCTGCTTCACATGCTTGACCAGCTGCGTCTGTTTGGCAATCGGGCCGCTCATGGTGGTAGACCTCTTACGTATGGGGATGGTGTACTGGCTCTTAGAATCCTGTTTGAGTTTCTGAGTTGGATGGCTTATTGCTATACATCGATTCAGGGAGAAATGGTTTTCGATGAAAGTATTTTGCCATCTCCTGATGATAAGGCCGCTGTCAGCCAGCAGGAAATCCAAAAGCAGGCAGAAGATATTGCAAAGAAAGATGCCATACTTGCGCAGAAGCAGCATGAGCTGGAGGAAAAGAATCAGGAACTGGATGATGTAAGGGCGAAGAATGAGCAGCTTCAGCAGGAAGTTATCCGTCTGCGCAAGGAACGTCAGGCGCAGGGAGAGTTCCATGTCAATCCCATCACGGAAGCAGAAACCCGCAAGCGGTATATTGATTATGACCTGGAAGCGGCGGGTTGGATAATTGGCGATAACTGCCGTATTGAGGAAGAAGTATCTGGTATGCCCAATGCCTCGAATACAGGCTTTTCGGATTATGTACTTTACGGCAGAGACCAGAAGCCTTTGGCTATTGTGGAGGCTAAGCGTACCAGCTATGACCCAGAGAAGGGGGCAAAACAGGCAGAACTCTATGCCAACACTTATGAGGCGAAATATGGCTGCCGTCCTTTTATCTTTATGACCAATGGTCTGCGCACAGTATTTCTCGATGAGCAGGGCGGTTATCCCCGCCGGGATGTTTCGGGGTTCTTTACGCAGGATGATTTGCAGATGCGTATGGACAGGCACGGTATGCAGAAGACGTTGGCAGAGGTTGAGCCGAATCACGATATTGCAGGCAGGCCATACCAGATTGAGGCAGTCAAAGCGGTGGAAGAGGCTTTCGATCATAAGCGCAGAAAAGCCCTTATCGTGCAGGCAACGGGGACGGGCAAGACCCGTGTGGCTATCAGCCTGTCGGATGTACTATTTCGCGGCGGCTGGGTGAAGCGTATTTTGTTTTTGGCTGACCGTACTGCTCTGGTGCGGCAAGCAAAGCGCAGCTTTATGGATTTTTTCAGCAACGAGATACCTATGGCCAGCCTGATGGACAGCAGGGATGATGCGGCAACGGCGCGGATTATCTTCAGTACCTATCCCACCATGATGAACGCCATTGACACGGCGAAAAATCCTGAGGGGCGCAGAGTTTTCTCGCCAGCTGCATTTGACCTTATCATTATCGATGAGAGCCATCGAAGCATCTATCAGCGGTATCAGGCGATTTTTCAGTATTTCGATGCTATGCTGTTGGGACTTACGGCAACGCCTAAGAATGAGGTGGACAAGAATACTTACCGCCAGTTTGAGCTGGAGGCGGGGAATCCCACTTTTGCCTATCAGTATGATGAGGCTGTGGCGCAAGGGTATCTCGTGCCTTATGAGCAGTTTGAACGCACCACGAAACTGATGAAGAATGGCCTTCATTATAAAGACCTCAGTGAAGAGGATAAGGAACATTACGAGGAAGTATTCGGTTTGGCTGGTGACAATGCCCCGGATATTCAGAGTTCAGCTTTCAATAAATACGTGTTTAATCGTCAGACGGTGCAGATGGTCATTCAGGATTTGATGGCGATGGGGCAGTATATTGATGGCGGTGATAAGCTGGGCAAGACCATCATCTTCGCCAAGAACAGGAAGCACGCTAAATTCATCGTGGATATTTTCCATGAGATGTATCCTGAGTATGGCGATGCGTTTATGCAGCAGGTGGATGGCAGTATTGACTATCACGAGCAGATTATTGATGATTTCCGTACGCCGGACAAGATGCCGCAGATTGCTGTTTCGGTTGATATGCTGGATACAGGTATTGATGTGCCGGAAGTGCTGAATCTCGTGTTCTTTAAGATGGTGCGTTCTTACAGCAAGTTCTGGCAGATGATAGGCCGGGGCACACGCCTTTGTCCTGATCTTTTTGGCCCGGGACTGGACAAAAAGAATTTCTACATTTTTGATTACGGCGGGAATTTCGAATACTTCAGCTTGCAGGGCAACAAGCTGAAAGAAACCAAGAATCAGCCGTCTTTGGTGGAACGCATCTACAATTTGCAGGCCAATCTGTATCTGTTGCTTCATAAGGATAAAGATACGGAACGGCAGGAGTTTGCCCAGAAGCTCTTTGCAGAACTGCATGGTGCGGTAATGGCTTTGGATAATGGCAGTTTCCGTGTTATTCAGAATCGCCAGCAGGTGGAAAAGTATCGGGACAGATGCAGTTGGGCAAATCTGACCGCAGATGATGTGGCGGAGATTGCCAAGCATATAGCGCCTATCATTCCTGCTCAAGATGATGATGTAATGGCCCGTTTCTTTGACCAGAAGATGTACAGTATGATGTATGATTATCTGATGACCAAAGATATTACCGCAAAGGCCCAGCAGGTGGAAGAAACCGCCGATAAACTGAGTTCTACAACTTTGCAGACTATCCCCCAGATAAAGACGAAGCAGGCCTTTATTCAGCAAGTGCGTTATCCTGAATATTGGGATGATGTGACTCTGGATAAAATCGAAAAAGTGCGGACGGAATTGCGGGATTTGCTGAAGTTTCTGGAACCTGAGAGTACGAAAATCTATTATACGGATTTTACCGATAATCGCCTTGAGGTTAAGGAAACTCATGTAGTTACGCCGGAGCAGACTTCGGAAAGCTACAAGAAGAAGGTGGAACGCTACCTGAAAGAACATCAGGATAATATTGCCGTTCACAAACTTCGTACTAATAAGCGGCTGACAGCTACAGATTTGCAGGAATTAGAGCGTATTCTGTGGGAGGAATTGGGAACCCATGAGGATTACCGACATCTCTATGGTGAATGTCCTGTAGGGCTGATGGTGCGTAAAACTGTGGGGATGGACAGAGCCGCGCTGGAAGAAGCTTTTGCTGAATTTCTGCAGGAGAACCGCCTGAACCTCCGTCAGATTGACTTTGTGAAGCGCATCATTGATTATCTGGCCAAGAATGGCGAAATGATTCCCCAAGATGTCAAGAAACCGGCTTTTTCTGGATTGAGCAATGTAGCACAGTTATTCAAGGAAAATGTGGGAGAAGTCGGCAATATCTTCGCTAAAGTAAAAGAAATTACCAACAATGGCAGTGAAATTGCGTAG
- the xerA gene encoding site-specific tyrosine recombinase/integron integrase, whose translation MKDYLITEIMQGMLPYLDNAQLMRLREKLTECLSNKVVTDSGTADNDTGISNNEFVNMFIAAKKVEGCSERTLKYYQSTIVKAIGQLDKHLTHITTEDLRKYLSNYQEVRGCSKVNIDNIRRILSSFFAWLEEENHILKSPVRRIHKIKTAKMVKETYTDESLEQIRDNCSNSRDLAIIDLLASTGMRVGELVRLNRSDVNFESRECVVFGKGSKERPVYFDARTKIHLKNYLDSRTDENPALFVSIQNPHNRLQISGVEIRLRNMGRKLGITRVHPHKFRRTLATRAIDKGMPIEQVQQLLGHSKIDTTMEYAMVDQNNVKISHRKYIA comes from the coding sequence ATGAAAGATTACCTTATCACCGAAATTATGCAGGGAATGCTTCCTTATTTGGATAATGCTCAGTTAATGCGCCTCCGTGAAAAGTTGACCGAATGCCTATCGAATAAAGTGGTCACAGACAGTGGCACGGCAGATAATGATACGGGCATAAGCAATAATGAGTTTGTGAATATGTTTATTGCGGCTAAAAAGGTAGAAGGTTGCAGTGAACGAACCCTAAAATACTATCAGTCAACCATAGTCAAGGCTATAGGACAGCTAGACAAGCATTTGACGCACATTACTACGGAGGATTTACGGAAATATCTTTCTAATTATCAAGAGGTTCGTGGTTGTAGCAAGGTGAATATCGATAATATTCGCCGTATCCTATCCAGTTTCTTTGCTTGGTTAGAAGAAGAAAACCATATATTGAAAAGCCCTGTGCGCCGTATTCACAAAATCAAGACGGCAAAGATGGTTAAGGAAACCTATACGGACGAATCACTGGAGCAAATACGTGATAACTGCAGCAACAGCCGTGACTTGGCGATAATAGATTTGTTGGCCTCCACAGGCATGCGTGTAGGGGAATTGGTACGTCTGAATCGCAGTGATGTGAACTTTGAGAGCCGGGAATGTGTAGTATTTGGCAAGGGGAGCAAGGAGCGTCCGGTTTACTTCGATGCAAGAACGAAGATACACCTAAAGAATTATCTGGATAGTCGTACTGACGAGAATCCTGCACTCTTTGTATCGATACAAAATCCCCATAACCGTTTGCAAATCAGCGGCGTAGAGATACGTTTGCGGAACATGGGCCGCAAATTAGGCATCACAAGAGTTCATCCGCATAAATTCAGACGAACCCTAGCCACAAGAGCCATCGATAAAGGAATGCCCATAGAGCAGGTTCAGCAGCTCTTAGGTCACAGCAAGATTGATACAACTATGGAATATGCCATGGTTGACCAAAATAATGTGAAGATTTCTCATCGTAAGTATATAGCATAA
- a CDS encoding AAA family ATPase: MFLKNITAKNFKGFEDITVDFSQGINLLIGNNGSGKTSLIDALAIGLGAMFSTTSGMQGKTLYNDTVRRIYRKEGDATHSFVPQFPQQISYELQWDDERKYSVSMSRDNEDDSKRMADFDLMNFFSSVLNDNGKKLPILCLQNFDRDWHTSPVVGKRDFMVTAGMTLRKDGYQECLMGKRIEEVIQNWCLKMSFLEYQKKHTVHEYQLFQNTIKKFMAIMLETPDDIKIEYSIETQGMEITIGERKDSIYNLSTGYRAILSMIMELAYRAAVLNPGMEDFSELEGVVLIDEIDAHLHPKWQWKILDAIRQVFPCVQFIIATHSPIVISSIKDARIIKLVDLKTTEILEPAYGYTADEVLELRQGSTSRPEDIVERKRQLELAVDEGDFARADEIVQSVKEEFGETSPVYDEMNRFLRVNRWVEEL; this comes from the coding sequence ATGTTTTTAAAAAATATAACTGCTAAAAACTTCAAAGGATTTGAGGACATTACTGTCGATTTTTCTCAAGGAATTAATTTATTGATAGGAAATAATGGTTCGGGAAAAACATCATTGATAGATGCGCTGGCTATTGGCTTGGGTGCGATGTTTTCAACTACAAGTGGTATGCAGGGCAAAACGTTATATAATGATACTGTTCGTCGTATTTATAGGAAGGAAGGCGATGCAACGCATTCTTTCGTTCCACAATTTCCACAACAAATTTCATATGAGTTGCAATGGGATGATGAAAGAAAGTATTCAGTAAGTATGAGTCGTGATAATGAAGATGACTCGAAACGTATGGCTGACTTTGACTTAATGAATTTCTTTTCTTCTGTGCTTAATGATAATGGTAAAAAATTGCCTATTTTATGTTTGCAGAATTTTGATAGAGATTGGCATACCAGCCCAGTTGTGGGGAAAAGGGATTTTATGGTAACTGCTGGTATGACTTTACGAAAAGATGGTTATCAAGAATGCTTGATGGGCAAGCGAATTGAAGAGGTAATCCAAAACTGGTGCCTGAAAATGAGCTTTTTGGAATATCAAAAGAAGCATACAGTGCATGAGTATCAGTTATTCCAAAATACGATTAAGAAGTTCATGGCTATCATGCTGGAAACTCCTGATGACATCAAAATCGAGTATTCGATAGAAACCCAAGGCATGGAAATTACCATAGGGGAACGTAAAGACTCCATCTATAATCTCAGTACGGGCTACCGGGCTATTCTGTCCATGATTATGGAGCTGGCATACAGGGCGGCGGTGCTTAATCCCGGTATGGAAGACTTTTCTGAGTTGGAAGGTGTTGTACTGATTGATGAGATAGATGCCCATCTGCATCCGAAATGGCAGTGGAAGATTCTCGATGCTATACGACAGGTGTTCCCTTGTGTTCAGTTCATCATCGCAACGCATTCGCCCATTGTCATATCGTCTATCAAGGATGCCCGCATAATTAAACTTGTTGATTTGAAAACCACGGAAATATTGGAACCTGCTTATGGTTATACAGCTGATGAAGTGTTGGAACTGCGTCAGGGGAGCACTTCCCGTCCTGAAGATATTGTTGAGCGCAAGCGGCAGTTAGAACTGGCTGTGGATGAAGGTGATTTTGCCCGGGCAGACGAGATCGTGCAGAGCGTAAAGGAAGAATTTGGCGAAACTTCACCAGTATATGATGAAATGAATCGGTTTCTTCGCGTCAATCGCTGGGTGGAGGAATTGTAA
- a CDS encoding type I restriction-modification system subunit M has product MLVGEERNKVDQIWDTFWTGGLTNPLLVIEQFTYLLFIKQLDDIETENEANAALLGFENEEKIFGPEQQNYRWSKFKNLAPAVQFQLMQEEIFPFIKNLHPDDDASYTRFMKDATFQISAPDKLAKIIEGIDKLELNEEDSKGDLYEYMLSKLASSKINGQFRTPRHIIKMMVEMASPQPSDIVVDPAMGTAGFLVAAEEFIRKNHGDMLLDDEQAKHFNTTMFHGFDTDPTMLRIGTMNMMLHGVQNPSIDYKDSLSKHNPDKELYTLCLANPPFKGSLDNETVEESLLRVTKTKKTELLFLALFLRILKLGGRAAVIVPDGVLFGSSKAHQALRKELVDNNKLTAVVSMPSGVFKPYAGVSTAILFFTKTNAGGTDKVWFYDMQADGYSLDDKRQEIEENDIPDIIARFKNLEQEEGRKRTEKSFFVPVEEIQQNGYDLSINKYKEIEYVPVEYPSTLEMMTKLDELNMEFNNDMEKLRELLGEG; this is encoded by the coding sequence ATGTTAGTAGGCGAAGAGCGAAATAAAGTTGACCAGATATGGGATACCTTTTGGACGGGCGGATTGACAAATCCTCTGTTGGTTATTGAACAGTTTACCTATCTGCTGTTTATCAAACAGCTTGATGATATAGAGACAGAGAACGAAGCAAATGCGGCGTTGTTGGGCTTTGAGAACGAAGAAAAAATCTTTGGGCCGGAACAGCAGAATTATCGTTGGAGCAAGTTCAAGAACTTAGCTCCGGCCGTACAGTTTCAGCTTATGCAGGAGGAGATTTTTCCCTTTATTAAGAATCTGCATCCCGATGATGATGCGTCCTATACCCGCTTTATGAAAGATGCAACCTTCCAGATTTCTGCGCCGGACAAACTAGCAAAAATCATTGAGGGCATTGACAAGCTGGAACTGAATGAGGAAGACAGCAAGGGCGATCTGTACGAGTACATGTTATCCAAGCTGGCTTCTTCCAAAATCAACGGCCAGTTCCGCACGCCGCGTCATATCATCAAGATGATGGTGGAGATGGCATCTCCGCAGCCTTCGGATATTGTAGTAGATCCGGCCATGGGCACGGCAGGATTCTTAGTAGCGGCAGAAGAATTTATCCGGAAGAATCATGGAGATATGCTGTTGGATGATGAGCAGGCAAAGCATTTCAATACCACCATGTTCCACGGCTTTGATACTGACCCCACCATGCTGCGCATCGGCACCATGAACATGATGCTTCATGGTGTGCAAAATCCCAGCATTGACTATAAAGACAGCCTTTCCAAGCATAATCCCGATAAGGAACTCTATACCCTTTGTCTGGCCAATCCTCCATTTAAAGGCTCTCTGGACAATGAAACGGTGGAGGAAAGTCTGTTGCGTGTCACTAAGACCAAGAAAACAGAACTGCTTTTCCTCGCCTTGTTCCTGCGTATCTTGAAACTGGGCGGCAGAGCTGCGGTAATTGTTCCGGATGGCGTGCTCTTTGGTTCCTCCAAGGCTCATCAGGCTCTGCGCAAGGAACTGGTGGATAACAACAAATTGACAGCAGTGGTTTCCATGCCTAGCGGCGTGTTCAAGCCTTATGCAGGGGTGTCCACGGCAATACTCTTCTTTACCAAGACAAATGCAGGCGGTACGGACAAGGTTTGGTTCTACGATATGCAGGCAGACGGCTACAGCCTTGATGACAAGCGGCAGGAGATTGAGGAGAACGATATTCCTGACATTATCGCCCGGTTCAAGAATCTGGAACAGGAAGAAGGCCGCAAGCGCACGGAGAAGAGTTTCTTCGTTCCCGTGGAGGAAATCCAGCAAAATGGCTATGACCTCTCCATCAATAAGTATAAGGAAATCGAGTATGTGCCGGTGGAATATCCCAGTACGTTGGAAATGATGACGAAGCTGGACGAGCTGAATATGGAGTTTAACAATGATATGGAAAAATTACGCGAACTACTGGGGGAAGGCTAG